The Chaetodon trifascialis isolate fChaTrf1 chromosome 17, fChaTrf1.hap1, whole genome shotgun sequence genome has a segment encoding these proteins:
- the LOC139346046 gene encoding sodium-dependent neutral amino acid transporter B(0)AT1-like, whose product MRLVLPNPGLDLRIPDHEDLERIEKAEAGERPKWDNKAQYILTCVGFCIGLGNVWRFPYLCQSHGGGAFLIPYLILLVLEGMPLLLLEFAIGQRLRKGSVGVWRAISPYLTGIGIASMLVSFLIGLYYTTLVAWIMWYLFNSFQEPLPWAHCPLNDNGTGFVPECQQSSTVDYFFYRVTLNSSHSIDESGGIQWPIVLCLLAAWTVVAICCIRGIATSGKVDELIKPTTWLDAGAQVFYAFGLAWGGLISFSSYNPVHNNCMHDAVILSVVTGLTSIYAATVTYSIIGFRATGKYDNCNNTLNNSTLLVIPSPDHLKDLPYVE is encoded by the exons ATGAGACTGGTACTTCCGAACCCAGGACTGGATCTCCGGATCCCTGACCATGAGGATCTGGAGAGGATAGAGAAGGCGGAGGCTGGGGAAAGGCCCAAGTGGGACAACAAAGCCCAGTATATTCTAACATGTGTGGGCTTCTGCATTGGGCTTGGTAATGTGTGGCGATTTCCTTACTTGTGTCAAAGTCATGGAGGAG GTGCCTTTTTGATTCCCTACTTGATCCTGCTGGTGCTGGAGGGAATGCCgctcctgctgctggagtttgCCATCGGTCAGCGTCTCAGGAAAGGCAGTGTGGGAGTGTGGAGGGCCATCAGTCCTTATCTGACTGGCATTG GTATAGCCTCCATGCTGGTGTCATTTTTGATTGGACTGTACTACACCACCTTAGTTGCCTGGATCATGTGGTATCTCTTCAATTCCTTTCAAGAGCCGCTGCCTTGGGCTCACTGCCCTCTCAACGACAATGGGACAG GATTTGTACCAGAGTGTCAACAGAGCTCCACTGTGGATTACTTTTTTTACCGAGTGACTCTGAATAGTTCACACTCTATAGATGAGTCTGGAGGAATCCAGTGGCCCATAGTCCTCTGCCTGCTAGCTGCCTGGACAGTCGTCGCTATATGCTGCATAAGGGGCATCGCAACTTCAGGCAAG GTTGATGAGCTGATTAAGCCAACTACTTGGCTGGACGCAGGTGCCCAGGTCTTTTATGCCTTTGGTTTGGCATGGGGAGGCCTCATCTCCTTCTCAAGCTACAATCCTGTTCA CAACAACTGCATGCACGATGCTGTGATCCTGTCTGTTGTAACTGGCCTCACCTCAATCTATGCTGCAACAGTCACCTACTCCATCATTGGCTTCAGGGCCACAGGGAAATATGACAACTGTAACA ACACCCTCAACAACTCTACACTGCTGGTCATCCCCTCTCCAGATCACCTTAAGGATCTTCCATATGTGGAGTAA
- the tert gene encoding telomerase reverse transcriptase, translating to MSSADMSHTLGILRSLYQHVQTLEEFADNIVFREGQRALLTEQSDTDRFKSFVRGVFVCVDKELQQVPSCNQICTLPELLAFVLNSLKRKRKRNVLAHGYNFLSLAQEERDADQFKFQGDVTQSAAYIHGSDLWKKVTMRLGTDLTRYLLESCSVFVAVPPSCVFQVCGVPVYDRVSMTTASPGFYLQPRSRTHNGARYGRYRDAVTLKRRQEVGNPAASKKRSRMHVRVKKGKRKREADQKDEEEIVTCSGKRRRVGQQEATQEIQQVSCETVEEGQPMSVEPALSVKLLEDGAPGSKQPFELQTSMLPLEGGPSWRSGIFPPLPPSQTFIRTLGFLYGGRGMRGFLLNRKKRSAGGCRRLQGQDLVRTVFFEGLAYLNGLERKPKKLPRRFFNMVPLFSQLLHQHRRCPYSRILQRMCPLVEERDAGQGELSSLLPQHCTPHRVYLFVKECLLAVIPRELWGSDHNRLHFFVRVRGFLRSGKFEKLSLAELMWKMKVNDCDWLKINKTGRFPPSELSYRTQILGQFLAWLLDGYVVGLVRASFYVTESVGQKNAVRFYRQEVWAKLQDLAFRGHLSKGQMKELTLAQVASLPKTTVISRLRFIPKTDGMRPITRVTGADAKTRLYQGHVRDLLDMLRACVRSTPSLLGSTVWGMTDIHKVLSTIAPAQKEKPQPLYFVKVDVSGAYESLPHDKLIEVIGQALSPVQDELFTIRRYSKIWADSHEGLKKAFVRQADFLEDNMGSTNMKGFVMSLQKRGKVHHAILVEQHFCSDLCGREALQFFTQMLTGSVVQFGKKTYRQCQGIPQGSVVSCLLCCLCYGHMENVLFKDITGKKGCLMRLVDDFLLITPDLHEAETFLKILLAGVPQYGLVVNPQKVVVNFQVSGNVGSCPGIRTLPPHCLFPWCGLLLDTRSLDIYKDYSSYAGLSLRYSLTLGSFHSAGQQMRRKLMAILRLKCHALFLDLKTNSLEAVHKNIYKLVLLHARRFHVCAQSLPFGQAVAKNTEYFLQMIWDMAKYANQLIRISNKGLILGSTAQTGVVQYEAVELLFCLSFLLVLSQHRALYKDLLPHLHKRKRSLEHRLGDLRLARVRQATNPRMPVDFLAIQT from the exons ATGTCCTCAGCGGATATGTCCCACACACTCGGCATTCTCCGGTCACTGTATCAGCACGTACAGACACTGGAGGAGTTCGCAGACAACATCGTGttcagagaaggacagagagcgTTGCTGACTGAGCAGTCCGACACAGACCGCTTCAAGTCCTTCGTCCGGGGGGTTTTTGTGTGCGTTGACAAGGAACTACAGCAAGTACCAAGCTGCAACCAG ATCTGCACTCTCCCTGAGCTGCTGGCCTTTGTCCTGAACagcctgaaaagaaaaagaaaaagaaatgtcttgGCACACGGCTACAATTTTCTGTCCCTAGCTCAGGAGGAGCGGGATGCGGACCAATTCAAATTCCAGGGAGATGTAACTCAAAGCGCTGCCTACATCCACGGCAGCGACCTGTGGAAGAAAGTCACAATGCGTCTGGGCACGGACCTCACACGGTACCTGTTGgagagctgctctgtgtttgtggcagTGCCTCCTTCAtgtgttttccaggtgtgtGGCGTTCCTGTCTATGATAGGGTGTCCATGACAACTGCCTCCCCGGGCTTTTATCTCCAGCCTCGGTCCAGGACACATAATGGTGCTCGGTATGGAAGATATCGAGATGCAGTGACCTTGAAAAGGAGACAGGAAGTTGGGAATCCTGCTGCCAGCAAGAAAAGGAGCAGAATGCATGTAAGAGTGAAGaaggggaaaagaaagagagaagctgatcagaaggatgaggaggagattgTGACTTGTtcaggaaagaggagaagggtAGGACAGCAAGAGGCCACACAGGAAATCCAACAGGTTAGCTGTGAAACAGTGGAGGAAGGGCAGCCCATGTCTGTGGAACCAGCACTATCTGTGAAGCTTTTGGAAGATGGCGCTCCTGGTTCCAAACAGCCTTTTGAACTGCAAACAAGCATGCTTCCCTTGGAGGGAGGACCCAGTTGGAGATCAGGTATTTTCCCCCCTTTGCCTCCTTCGCAAACTTTCATCCGCACTCTAGGATTCCTGTATGGGGGAAGGGGCATGCGTGGCTTCCTTCTCAATAGGAAGAAGAGGAGCGCTGGTGGGTGCAGAAGGCTTCAAGGCCAAGATCTGGTACGAACAGTCTTCTTTGAGGGGCTGGCGTATCTAAATGGGCTTGAGAGGAAACCGAAGAAACTTCCCCGGCGTTTTTTTAACATGGTCCCCCTGTTCAGTCAGCTGTTACATCAACACAGGAGGTGTCCTTACAGCAGAATACTCCAGAGGATGTGCCCactggtggaggagagagatgcagGACAAGGGGAGTTAAGCTCTCTTTTGCCTCAACACTGTACACCTCACCGGGTCTACCTGTTTGTCAAGGAATGCCTCTTGGCTGTCATCCCTCGGGAGCTGTGGGGCTCCGACCACAATCGACTTCATTTCTTTGTCAGGGTCAGGGGCTTCCTGCGCAGTGGCAAGTTTGAGAAGCTCTCACTGGCTGAACTGATGTGGAAGATGAAGGTGAATGACTGCGATTGGTTGAAGATCAATAAGACAG GCAGGTTCCCACCCAGTGAGCTCTCATACCGGACACAGATCCTAGGTCAGTTCTTGGCTTGGCTTCTGGACGGCTATGTTGTGGGCCTGGTTCGAGCTTCTTTCTATGTCACTGAGAGTGTGGGCCAGAAGAATGCAGTCAGGTTctacagacaggaagtctgggCAAAACTGCAGGACCTGGCCTTCAg AGGTCACCTCTCCAAGGGTCAGATGAAGGAGTTGACTCTAGCTCAGGTGGCGTCCCTCCCCAAAACCACCGTCATCTCCCGTCTTCGCTTCATTCCAAAGACTGATGGCATGAGGCCTATCACACGGGTGACAGGAGCAGATGCCAAAACGAGG CTCTACCAAGGGCATGTGCGGGACTTGCTAGATATGCTGCGGGCCTGTGTGCGCTCCACTCCATCCCTCCTGGGCTCCACAGTGTGGGGGATGACGGACATCCACAAGGTGTTGAGCACTATAGCTCCAGCCCAGAAGGAGAAGCCACAACCCCTGTACTTTGTTAAG GTGGATGTGAGTGGAGCTTATGAGAGTCTGCCTCATGACAAACTCATTGAGGTGATAGGTCAGGCTCTGTCACCGGTTCAGGACGAACTCTTTACCATCCGCCGCTACAGCAAGATCTGGGCTGATTCGCACGAGGGCTTGAAAAAGGCCTTTGTTAGGCAG GCTGATTTCCTGGAGGATAACATGGGATCCACCAACATGAAAGGGTttgtgatgtcactgcagaaaagaggaaaagttcATCACGCCATACTGGTCGAGCAG CATTTCTGCTCAGATCTTTGCGGCAGAGAAGCATTGCAGTTCTTCACCCAAATGCTTACGGGCAGTGTTGTTCAGTTTGGGAAGAA AACATACCGTCAGTGCCAAGGGATTCCTCAGGGGTCAGTGGTgtcctgtctcctctgctgtctctgctatGGCCACATGGAGAATGTCCTGTTCAAAGACATTACTGGAAAGAAAGG ATGTTTGATGAGACTGGTGGACGACTTCCTTCTCATCACCCCAGACTTGCACGAAGCAGAAACTTTTCTCAA GATCTTGCTGGCCGGGGTACCACAGTATGGTCTGGTGGTCAACCCGCAGAAAGTGGTGGTCAACTTTCAGGTGTCAGGAAACGTGGGCTCTTGTCCCGGCATTCGCACGCTGCCCCCTCACTGCCTGTTCCCCTGGTGTGGACTACTGCTGGACACACGCTCACTGGACATCTACAAAGACTACTCTAG CTATGCAGGTCTCTCTCTGCGCTACAGCCTTACTTTGGGCTCTTTCCACTCAGCTGGACAGCAAATGAGGAGAAAACTAATGGCTATCCTCAGACTCAAGTGCCATGCCTTGTTCTTGGACCTGAAG ACCAATTCTCTTGAGGCAGTCCACAAGAACATCTACAAGCTGGTGCTCCTTCATGCACGCAG GTTCCATGTTTGTGCACAGAGTTTGCCCTTTGGTCAGGCGGTTGCTAAGAACACTGAATACTTCCTGCAGATGATATGGGATATGGCCAAGTATGCCAATCAGCTCATCAGGATCAGCAACAAAG GACTGATTTTAGGCAGTACAGCCCAGACTGGCGTTGTGCAGTATGAAGCAGTGgagctgcttttctgtctttccttcttGCTAGTGCTGTCACAACACCGTGCTCTTTATAAGGATCTGCTACCACACCTGCACAAAC GAAAGCGCAGTCTAGAGCATCGTCTGGGGGACCTGAGGCTGGCCAGGGTCCGACAGGCCACTAACCCCAGGATGCCTGTTGACTTCTTGGCCATCCAGACGTAG
- the LOC139346155 gene encoding sodium-dependent neutral amino acid transporter B(0)AT1-like: MRLVLPNPGLDHRIPSYEDLERMEKEEVGDRPKWDNKTQYILTCVGFCIGIGNVWRFPYLCQSHGGGAFLIPYLILLVLEGMPLLLLEFAIGQRLRKGSVGVWRAISPYLTGVGIASMLVSLLIGLYYNTLIAWIMWYLFNSFQEPLPWTQCPLNENGTGFIPECKRSSTVDYFFYRVTLDSTPSIADSGGIHWPMVLCLLVSWAVVCICYMRGISTSGKAVYVTAILPYIVLAIFLIRGLTLKGALSGIKFLFVPDVDELINPTTWLDAGAQVFYAFSLAWGGLISFSSYNPVHNNCMHDAVILSAITGLTSIYAATVTYSIIGFRATEKYDNCISSNIMTLLNAFDLPEDSITPNNYEAALKHFNSSQSDTILGLDIRMCDMQKLLSEGVEGTGLAFIVFTEAITKMPGSPAWSILFFIMLLCLGLSTLFGNIEGVVVPLKDLKILPKKWPQEALTGVTCIVAFIISLLFAQRSGIYWVTLFDNFAGSIPLLTIGLFEMIAVVYIYGIDRFNKDFEFMIGHKPSIFWQISWRFISPLIVLVILVFYLVTQAQQELTYLVWDVNSEKFPSMTSVPYPSWISGVIFLLAGIPSLAVPLYALYRLVVGYCKKKRASNEKSWQFS, translated from the exons ATGAGGCTGGTACTCCCTAACCCAGGACTGGATCACCGGATCCCTTCCTATGAGGAtctggagaggatggagaaggaggaggtcgGTGACAGGCCCAAGTGGGACAACAAAACCCAGTACATCCTAACCTGTGTGGGCTTCTGCATTGGAATTGGCAATGTGTGGCGATTCCCTTACTTGTGTCAAAGTCATGGAGGGG GTGCCTTTTTGATTCCCTACTTGATCCTGCTGGTGCTGGAGGGAATGCCgctcctgctgctggagtttgCCATCGGTCAGCGTCTCAGGAAAGGCAGCGTGGGAGTGTGGAGGGCCATCAGTCCTTATTTGACTGGTGTTG GCATAGCCTCCATGCTGGTTTCCTTATTGATTGGACTCTACTACAACACCTTAATAGCCTGGATCATGTGGTATCTCTTCAACTCCTTTCAAGAGCCCCTGCCATGGACTCAGTGTCCACTCAATGAGAATGGGACAG GATTCATACCAGAGTGTAAACGGAGCTCCACTGTGGATTACTTCTTTTACCGAGTGACTCTGGATAGCACGCCTTCTATAGCCGACTCTGGAGGAATCCACTGGCCCATGGTCCTCTGCCTGCTAGTTTCCTGGGCGGTCGTCTGCATCTGCTACATGCGAGGGATCAGCACTTCAGGCAAG GCAGTGTACGTCACAGCCATTCTGCCTTACATTGTGCTGGCCATCTTCCTAATCCGAGGACTGACTCTTAAAGGCGCCCTGAGTGGAATAAAGTTCCTCTTTGTACCAGAC GTGGATGAGCTGATTAATCCAACTACTTGGCTGGACGCAGGTGCCCAGGTCTTTTACGCCTTTAGCTTGGCATGGGGGGGGCTCATCTCCTTCTCAAGCTACAACCCTGTTCA CAACAACTGCATGCACGATGCTGTGATCCTGTCTGCTATAACTGGCCTCACCTCAATCTATGCTGCCACCGTCACCTACTCCATCATTGGCTTCAGGGCCACAGAGAAATATGACAACTGTatcagcag TAACATCATGACATTATTAAATGCATTTGATCTTCCTGAAGACAGCATCACTCCAAACAACTATGAGGCAGCGCTCAAGCATTTCAACAGCTCCCAGTCTGATACTATTCTTGGATTGGACATCAGAATGTGTGACATGCAAAAACTTCTGAGTGAG ggaGTGGAGGGAACAGGCCTGGCCTTCATTGTGTTCACAGAAGCCATCACCAAAATGCCTGGTTCTCCAGCCTGGTCTATCCTCTTTTTCATCATGCTTCTCTGCTTGGGACTCTCAACTCTGTTTGGCAACATTGAGGGAGTGGTGGTCCCACTGAAAGACCTGAAAATATTACCTAAAAAATGGCCTCAAGAAGCACTAACTG GAGTAACATGTATTGTCGCCTTCATCATCTCCCTCCTGTTTGCGCAGCGTTCAGGGATTTACTGGGTAACTCTCTTTGACAACTTTGCTGGATCAATTCCACTTCTGACCATCGGACTGTTTGAGATGATAGCGGTTGTCTACATCTATGGAATAGACAG GTTCAATAAGGACTTCGAGTTTATGATCGGACATAAGCCCTCCATCTTCTGGCAGATTTCATGGAGGTTCATCAGTCCTCTAATCGTTCTGGTTATTTTAGTTTTCTACCTGGTGACACAAGCCCAACAAGAGCTCACCTATTTAGTCTGGGATGTCAACTCT GAAAAGTTCCCATCTATGACATCAGTGCCATACCCTTCATGGATCAGCGGGGTGATCTTTCTTTTGGCGGGAATCCCAAGTCTGGCAGTGCCTCTGTATGCATTATATAGGCTGGTCGTTGGTTACTGCAAGAAGAAAAGAGCATCCAATGAAAAATCATGGCAATTTTCTTGA
- the slc6a18 gene encoding LOW QUALITY PROTEIN: inactive sodium-dependent neutral amino acid transporter B(0)AT3 (The sequence of the model RefSeq protein was modified relative to this genomic sequence to represent the inferred CDS: substituted 1 base at 1 genomic stop codon), translating to MGETKDSGVEERPKWDNKIQYLLTCIGFAVGLGNIWRFPFLCQIYGGGAFLIPYLIALVFEGLPLLYLELAIGQRLRMSSIGVWNSISPLLGGVGIASMVVSFLVSIFYNTILSWVLWYFFHSFQEPLPWSQCPLNANRTGYDLECEKSTPVNYFWYRETLNITTDISISGSLHWWLVICLASAWCVVYICFIKGIKSMGKAVYVTATFPYLVLTIFLIQALTLEGATDGLVYLFTPDWNVLKNPQVWLDAATQIFFSLSVAFGGLIAFSSYNPQKNNCERDAVIVGLINSATSLYASISIFSILGFKATNAFNTCREENILELTNHFDLPDQNITLENYDDWFDYLNGTFPQRVASLSLRVCDLQTFLDQSASGTGLAFIVFTEAVIEMPGSQVWAILFFVMLFSLGLSSMFGNIEGVLTPINDLKLLPKWMPKAVATAIICLISFLTALIFTLGSGNYWVEVFNGYVGSVPLLIIAFFEITAVVYVHGMKNFSDDILFMTGSRPNIYWRACWMVISPVMLLVVLIAYVVTQAQTHPTYPAWNPDYDKFPETETKQYPDWVFAIIILLCVVPVLSIPLVALYNLICGRVKKPPAYPNTYFNEGFEVETQXQSKEPSYCLPDQKSTSCLLLLLLWKFHLN from the exons ATGGGTGAAACAAAAGACTCTGGGGTGGAGGAGAGACCCAAATGGGACAACAAGATTCAGTACCTGTTAACATGTATTGGCTTTGCAGTGGGACTTGGAAACATCTGGCGTTTTCCCTTCCTATGCCAAATCtatggaggag GTGCATTCCTCATCCCCTACCTGATAGCGCTCGTGTTTGAGGGCCTCCCTCTGCTCTACCTGGAGCTGGCTATAGGACAGAGGCTCCGCATGAGCAGCATCGGCGTCTGGAACTCCATCTCACCGCTGCTGGGTGGAGTCG GAATTGCCTCCATGGTTGTGTCATTCCTGGTGAGCATTTTCTACAACACCATCCTGTCCTGGGTGCTCTGGTATTTCTTTCACTCCTTCCAAGAGCCCCTGCCATGGAGCCAGTGTCCACTCAACGCTAACCGCACAG GCTACGATTTGGAGTGTGAAAAGAGCACTCCAGTGAATTACTTCTGGTACCGTGAGACCTTGAACATCACGACTGACATCAGTATCAGTGGCTCCTTGCACTGGTGGTTGGTCATTTGTCTGGCAAGCGCCTGGTGTGTGGTGTACATCTGCTTCATCAAAGGCATCAAGTCCATGGGAAAG GCGGTGTATGTGACAGCCACATTCCCTTACCTGGTGCTGACTATTTTCCTGATCCAGGCCCTCACTCTGGAAGGAGCTACTGATGGCCTGGTGTATCTCTTCACTCCTGAT TGGAACGTACTGAAGAACCCTCAGGTGTGGCTGGACGCTGCCACCCAgatcttcttctctctctctgtggccttTGGAGGTCTCATAGCTTTCTCCAGTTATAATCCGCAGAA AAATAACTGCGAGAGGGACGCTGTTATCGTAGGACTCATAAACAGTGCCACATCTCTCTATGCCTCCATTTCCATCTTCTCCATCCTGGGATTTAAAGCTACCAACGCCTTCAACACCTGTCGAGAGGA AAACATCTTGGAACTGACCAACCACTTTGATTTGCCAGACCAGAACATAACACTTGAAAACTATGATGACTGGTTTGACTATCTAAATGGTACATTTCCACAACGGGTGGCCAGTTTGTCCCTGAGGGTCTGTGATCTACAAACATTCCTTGACCAG AGCGCCTCAGGTACTGGCCTGGCTTTTATCGTGTTCACTGAAGCAGTGATAGAGATGCCAGGCTCGCAGGTATGGGCCATACTGTTCTTCGTCATGCTCTTCAGCTTGGgcctctcctccatgtttggcAACATAGAGGGAGTCCTCACACCCATCAATGACCTGAAACTATTGCCCAAGTGGATGCCTAAGGCGGTTGCAACAG CAATCATCTGCTTGATATCCTTCTTGACGGCTCTCATCTTCACCCTGGGTTCAGGGAACTACTGGGTGGAGGTCTTCAATGGCTATGTGGGCTCTGTGCCTCTGCTGATCATTGCCTTCTTTGAGATCACTGCAGTTGTTTATGTCCATGGAATGAAAAa TTTTAGCGACGACATCCTTTTCATGACTGGGTCGAGGCCTAACATCTACTGGAGGGCATGCTGGATGGTGATCAGTCCGGTAATGCTCCTGGTGGTGTTGATTGCCTACGTGGTCACCCAGGCACAGACACACCCCACCTATCCCGCATGGAACCCAGATTAT GATAAATTCCCTGAAACTGAAACGAAGCAGTACCCAGACTGGGTGTTTGCAATAATCATCCTCCTCTGTGTAGTACCTGTGCTTTCCATCCCTCTGGTGGCTCTCTACAATCTCATCTGCGGGAGAGTCAAGAAGCCCCCTGCTTACCCAAACACCTACTTCAATGAGGGCTTTGAGGTTGAAACACAGTAACAGAGCAAGGAACCGTCTTACTGTCTTCCTGACCAGAAAAGCACATCCTGTTTGTTACTGCTGCTTCTGTGGAAGTTCCATCTTAATTGA
- the rbbp4 gene encoding histone-binding protein RBBP4, producing MADKEAGAFDDAVEERVINEEYKIWKKNTPFLYDLVMTHALEWPSLTAQWLPDVSRPEGKDYSVHRLVLGTHTSDEQNHLVIASVQLPNDDAQFDASHYDSEKGEFGGFGSVSGKIEIEIKISHEGEVNRARYMPQNPCIIATKTPTSDVLVFDYTKHPSKPDASGECRPDLRLRGHQKEGYGLSWNPNLSGSLLSASDDHTVCLWDISAVPKEGKIVDAKTIFTGHTAVVEDVSWHLLHESLFGSVADDQKLMIWDTRSNNTSKPSHAVDAHTAEVNCLSFNPYSEFILASGSADKTVALWDLRNLKLKLHSFESHKDEIFQVQWSPHNETILASSGTDRRLNVWDLSKIGEEQSPEDAEDGPPELLFIHGGHTAKISDFSWNPNEPWVICSVSEDNIMQVWQMAENIYNDEDPEGSTDPEATA from the exons ATGGCGGACAAGGAAG CAGGTGCATTTGATGATGCAGTTGAGGAAAGGGTGATAAATGAGGAGTATAAGATATGGAAGAAAAACACTCCCTTCCTGTATGACCTGGTTATGACCCACGCTTTAGAGTGGCCCAGTCTTACTGCCCAGTGGCTGCCTGATGTCTCCAG GCCAGAGGGAAAGGATTACAGTGTGCACCGGCTGGTGTTGGGCACTCACACATCCGATGAGCAGAATCACCTGGTCATTGCCAGCGTCCAGCTGCCCAATGATGATGCCCAGTTTGATGCCTCACATTATGACAGTGAAAAAGGAG AGTTTGGAGGCTTTGGCTCTGTGAGTGGTAAGATTGAGATAGAAATTAAGATCAGCCATGAAGGAGAGGTGAACCGTGCCCGCTACATGCCCCAAAACCCCTGCATCATCGCCACCAAGACCCCCACCTCGGATGTGCTGGTGTTTGACTACACCAAGCACCCCTCCAAGCCTG ATGCTTCTGGCGAGTGTCGCCCTGATCTGCGCCTCAGAGGGCATCAGAAAGAAGGTTATGGTCTCTCCTGGAATCCAAACCTGTCCGGGTCACTGCTGAGTGCATCAGATGATCAT ACAGTCTGTCTGTGGGACATAAGTGCTGTGCCAAAGGAGGGGAAGATTGTCGATGCGAAGACGATCTTCACTGGTCACACTGCTGTGGTGGAAGACGTCTCCTGGCACTTGCTTCACGAATCACTCTTTGGATCTGTAGCAGATGACCAGAAGCTCATGAT ttGGGACACTCGTTCGAACAATACCTCCAAACCCAGCCACGCAGTAGACGCCCACACAGCAGAGGTCAACTGTTTGTCATTTAACCCTTACAGCGAGTTCATCCTCGCCTCTGGCTCTGCAGACAAG ACTGTGGCTCTTTGGGACTTGAGAAATTtgaaactgaagctgcactCCTTTGAGTCACACAAAGATGAGATCTTCCAG GTTCAGTGGTCACCTCATAATGAGACCATACTGGCATCCAGTGGAACAGACCGTCGCCTCAATGTCTGGGACCTCAG TAAAATCGGGGAGGAGCAGTCACCAGAAGATGCAGAGGATGGCCCCCCTGAGCTACTG TTTATCCATGGAGGCCACACAGCCAAGATCTCTGACTTCTCCTGGAACCCCAACGAGCCCTGGGTcatctgctctgtgtcagaAGACAACATAATGCAAGTCTGGCAAATG GCTGAGAACATCTACAATGATGAAGATCCAGAGGGGTCGACAGACCCTGAGGCCACAGCATAA